GGGGTCCGCGGGTGAGGATCTCGCCGTCCTCGGCGAGCGTCACCTCCACTCCCGGCAGGGGCGTCCCCACGGTCCCGGGGTGGTTGTCTTCCACCCGGTTGTAGGTGATGACCGGGGAGGTTTCGGTCATGCCGTAGCCTTGCACTACGGTGACTCCGGCGGCCAGGTAGAGGTTGTTCAGTTCAGGGCGCAGGGCGGCGCCTCCGCTGATGACGCACTCCACCTCGCCGCCCAGGGCTTGGCGCCACTTGCTGAAGACCAGTTTGTCGGCCAGTTTGAGCTGTCCCAGGAAGAGGGGTCCTTTGAGCTTGTTGTGGTCGTACTTTTTGGCCAGCCTCAGCGCCCAGTCGAAGGCCCGCTTCTTGGTTCCCGTCAATTGGGCGCCGGTCAGGACGATCTTTTCGTAGACCTTCTCCAACAAGTGGGGGACGGTGGCGAATCCCGAAGGCTTGACTTCTTTGAGCAGGCGGGAGACTTCCTCCGGCTCGCAGAAGTAGACTTCGCTGCCGTAGTTCATGTAGCCGTATTGCAGCATGCGGGCGAAGACATGGGTCAGCGGCAGAAAGGACAAGATGCGTCCCTCGCCCTTCTTGACCACGGTGTTCTCGTGGAAAGCTCCCAGCGAGTTGAAGCTGATGTTTTCGTGAGTGAGCATGACGCCCTTGGGCTTGCCGGTGGTTCCCGAGGTGTAGATGATGGTGGCGACGTCGCGGTGATCGATTTCTTCCCTCAGTTGGGCAGCCGCCTCGGGATCTTTCTCCAGCAGCTTCCGGCCCAGCATGCGGACCTGGTGCAGGGTACGCACTTCCACGTCCTCGGGGATGTCGGGATGGGTGGGAGGCTCGGCGAAGTCCTCGGTCTGGGCTACGATGATGGCCTTGGTGCGCGTCAGTTCCCCCAGGAATGGCCCCAATTTTTCCAGCAGTTCCATGTTTGAGACAAAGAGCGCACGGGCTTGAGCGTGGCGCATCACGAAGCGGATCGACTCGGGGGCGTGGGTCAGGTAGATGGGGACGTCGATCATGCCTGCAATGAGGCAGGCCATGTCGGCCACGCAGAAATACACGTCGGAATGCATGAAGAGGGCGATGCGGTCCTGCCGCGCCAGTCCGATTTCCAGCAATCCCAGCGCGGTTTCCTCGGAAAGGCGCAGAAACTCTCCCGTCGAAAACGAACGCCACCCGTCGCCGCTGCGCTGATTGAGGGCCTTGGGGCAGGGGTTCTTTTCCAGAGCCTCGATGAGAAGAGAAGGAAGGGTGCGTCCCAGGTTGGGTTCCGTCGATCCGCGGGGAGCCTTGTAAATACGAGCCATCTCCGTCCTCGTCTCAGTAAAAAGCCGGCCGCC
The sequence above is a segment of the Acidobacteriota bacterium genome. Coding sequences within it:
- a CDS encoding long-chain fatty acid--CoA ligase, translating into MARIYKAPRGSTEPNLGRTLPSLLIEALEKNPCPKALNQRSGDGWRSFSTGEFLRLSEETALGLLEIGLARQDRIALFMHSDVYFCVADMACLIAGMIDVPIYLTHAPESIRFVMRHAQARALFVSNMELLEKLGPFLGELTRTKAIIVAQTEDFAEPPTHPDIPEDVEVRTLHQVRMLGRKLLEKDPEAAAQLREEIDHRDVATIIYTSGTTGKPKGVMLTHENISFNSLGAFHENTVVKKGEGRILSFLPLTHVFARMLQYGYMNYGSEVYFCEPEEVSRLLKEVKPSGFATVPHLLEKVYEKIVLTGAQLTGTKKRAFDWALRLAKKYDHNKLKGPLFLGQLKLADKLVFSKWRQALGGEVECVISGGAALRPELNNLYLAAGVTVVQGYGMTETSPVITYNRVEDNHPGTVGTPLPGVEVTLAEDGEILTRGPHVMRGYYRNPEGTREAVDEEGWMHTGDIGKVVKGRYLKVTDRKKSLFKLSTGKYVYPQPLEGRLTAQPLVDEAVVVGPDRKYVTALLVPDEEALRVFAKIKGLDKDAPVEELLAATPVVNRFDQIVREANDGMPSWVQIQYFRLITDEFSAENGLLTPTLKVRRPVVYERFAKVIDDMYRESPQEARKAS